In Flavobacterium sp., a single window of DNA contains:
- a CDS encoding CinA family protein: MPSEIVSKCAETLKRKKYNIAFAESMTAGRMAAEFSLTENSGNVLLGSIVCYDVIVKEKIMDIPHALIEKYTPESSEVTKELAEKAAILFCSDFTAAITGLASAGGSETEEKPVGSIFIHLITPMGALAHNEVFSGNPEEIVSQTIDRTAELILAELEKC, from the coding sequence ATGCCTTCAGAAATAGTATCAAAATGCGCAGAAACTTTAAAAAGAAAAAAATACAATATTGCTTTTGCCGAGAGTATGACCGCCGGTCGCATGGCTGCTGAATTTTCACTGACTGAAAATTCGGGAAATGTACTTTTGGGCAGCATTGTGTGCTATGATGTAATTGTAAAAGAAAAGATAATGGATATCCCGCATGCCCTTATTGAAAAATATACTCCCGAATCTTCTGAGGTAACAAAAGAACTGGCAGAGAAAGCAGCCATATTGTTTTGTAGCGACTTTACGGCTGCTATTACCGGACTGGCTTCAGCAGGTGGCAGTGAAACCGAAGAAAAGCCGGTAGGAAGCATTTTTATACATCTTATTACTCCGATGGGAGCTCTGGCGCATAATGAGGTATTTTCTGGAAATCCGGAAGAAATCGTATCGCAGACAATTGACAGAACCGCAGAGTTGATCTTGGCTGAACTTGAAAAATGTTAA
- the ligD gene encoding DNA ligase D — MSLSKYNQKRDFKQTREPKGKAVKSAGELIFVVQKHAASHLHYDFRLEMDGVLKSWAVPKGPSMDPEVKRLAMMVEDHPYSYKDFEGTIPEGNYGAGNVIVWDNGTYTSDEKTDNNEKQLLKDLEKGRLSFVLKGKKLKGEFSLVKLHGKQENAWLLIKKQDKYAAEEDILEKNKSVISKRTLEELEENAKKTAEKPKEQKTSPAVKKKPKEKIEPAHFIKPMLAGTTEKPFDDEQWVFENKYDGYRTIAVVNPHKTELYSRNKISFDTAFKTIADELAKIDHTVVLDGEVVVEDAGGRTDFQMLQNYLKTGIGNLKYYVFDLLNLDGNDLTELSLLERKELLKILFNKYSFSNIFYSEHTVGNGIEQFEKARQQKSEGIIAKKADSHYLASKRSNEWLKIKLSNEEEAIIIGITEPKNSRKFFGALLLGQFNGKQLQYIGKCGTGFTESVLKELYEKLTPYFTETSPLKEKVPLRDKIQWVKPKLVCQVKYSEWTQDQHLRHPVYLGLRIDKKATEVQLSSNKDKNTNTTLKQGKKEELKEHKTENDYDVKIGKTTLHLTNQDKIYFPKDGITKGEILQYYDEVSTLILPYLKDRPESMNRFPNGIEAPSFYQKDIDLDKTPKWLKTKKIYSESNDENIDYLICNNKETLLYMANLGCIEMNPWNSTIHHIQNPDWLVIDLDPAKESDFPIVVQTAQTVKEVMDELETECLCKTSGATGLHIYIPLGAKYDYDSIKILGELLAREIQGRLPDITTTERSIKKRKNRLYIDYLQNRRGQTLAAPYSVRPKPGATVSTPLEWSEVTEKLHPSQFTIKNVLKRFEKKGDLWQLVLSTGANIKKIIKKLEEKQETALR, encoded by the coding sequence ATGTCACTGTCTAAATACAACCAAAAAAGGGATTTTAAGCAAACCCGTGAACCTAAAGGTAAAGCTGTAAAATCGGCAGGAGAATTGATTTTTGTGGTTCAGAAACATGCTGCCTCTCATCTTCATTATGATTTCAGGCTGGAGATGGACGGTGTTCTTAAAAGCTGGGCCGTTCCTAAAGGGCCTTCGATGGATCCTGAAGTAAAACGCCTTGCGATGATGGTAGAAGATCATCCGTACAGTTATAAAGATTTTGAAGGGACCATTCCTGAAGGAAATTATGGCGCCGGAAATGTAATTGTATGGGATAACGGCACTTATACATCTGACGAAAAAACTGATAACAACGAAAAACAATTACTTAAAGATCTTGAGAAAGGAAGACTCAGTTTTGTATTGAAAGGAAAAAAACTAAAAGGTGAATTTTCTCTGGTAAAGCTTCACGGAAAACAGGAAAATGCATGGCTGCTTATCAAAAAGCAGGATAAATATGCAGCAGAGGAAGATATTTTGGAAAAAAATAAATCTGTAATTTCTAAAAGAACTTTGGAAGAACTGGAGGAAAATGCAAAAAAAACAGCTGAAAAACCCAAAGAACAGAAGACTTCTCCAGCGGTAAAAAAAAAGCCTAAAGAAAAAATAGAACCAGCACACTTTATTAAACCCATGCTTGCAGGTACCACCGAAAAGCCTTTTGATGATGAGCAGTGGGTTTTTGAAAATAAATATGACGGATACCGCACAATTGCTGTTGTAAATCCTCATAAAACCGAACTATACAGCCGTAATAAAATATCTTTTGACACAGCATTTAAAACTATTGCAGACGAACTGGCTAAAATAGATCATACCGTGGTTCTGGATGGAGAAGTTGTTGTTGAAGATGCTGGTGGCAGAACCGACTTTCAAATGCTTCAAAATTATCTTAAAACCGGCATTGGGAATTTAAAATATTATGTTTTTGATCTGTTGAACTTAGATGGCAACGACCTTACGGAATTATCCTTGCTAGAAAGAAAAGAGCTTCTTAAAATCTTATTCAACAAATATTCATTTTCGAATATTTTCTATTCTGAACATACTGTTGGAAACGGAATTGAACAGTTTGAAAAAGCAAGACAGCAAAAAAGCGAAGGGATAATTGCCAAAAAAGCGGATAGCCATTATCTCGCATCAAAAAGAAGCAACGAATGGCTTAAAATAAAACTTTCGAATGAAGAAGAAGCTATTATCATAGGTATTACCGAACCTAAAAATTCACGAAAATTCTTTGGAGCATTACTTTTGGGGCAATTCAATGGAAAGCAATTACAGTACATTGGTAAATGCGGAACAGGTTTTACTGAATCTGTTTTAAAAGAACTTTATGAAAAACTCACGCCTTATTTTACTGAAACATCTCCGCTTAAGGAAAAAGTACCATTAAGAGATAAAATTCAATGGGTAAAACCTAAACTGGTCTGTCAGGTTAAATATTCAGAATGGACACAGGATCAGCATTTGCGGCATCCGGTCTATCTGGGCTTAAGGATAGATAAAAAAGCAACTGAAGTACAACTTTCATCTAATAAGGATAAAAATACCAATACAACACTTAAACAGGGAAAAAAGGAAGAATTAAAAGAGCATAAAACGGAAAATGATTACGATGTGAAAATTGGAAAAACGACCCTGCATTTAACCAATCAGGATAAAATTTATTTCCCAAAAGACGGCATTACAAAAGGAGAAATTCTTCAATATTATGATGAAGTTTCGACTCTGATACTTCCTTATTTAAAAGATCGTCCCGAATCAATGAACCGTTTTCCGAACGGGATCGAGGCGCCTAGTTTTTATCAGAAGGATATTGATCTGGACAAAACACCAAAATGGCTGAAAACAAAGAAAATTTATTCAGAATCAAATGATGAAAATATTGATTATTTAATCTGCAATAATAAAGAAACACTGCTTTATATGGCAAATCTTGGATGTATCGAAATGAATCCCTGGAATTCGACTATTCATCACATTCAAAATCCAGACTGGCTGGTTATAGATCTGGATCCTGCAAAAGAATCCGATTTTCCTATTGTGGTTCAAACTGCCCAGACTGTAAAAGAGGTTATGGATGAACTTGAAACTGAATGTTTGTGCAAAACTTCCGGAGCGACCGGGCTTCATATTTATATTCCTCTTGGTGCGAAATACGATTATGATTCTATTAAAATACTGGGAGAATTACTGGCTAGAGAAATTCAGGGAAGACTTCCGGATATTACGACAACCGAGAGAAGCATAAAAAAGAGAAAAAACAGATTATACATTGATTATCTTCAAAACCGACGCGGGCAAACACTTGCAGCACCCTATTCTGTTCGTCCGAAACCAGGCGCAACTGTTTCAACACCGCTGGAGTGGAGTGAAGTCACAGAAAAATTACATCCTTCACAGTTTACGATAAAAAATGTTTTAAAACGTTTTGAGAAGAAAGGTGATTTATGGCAGCTTGTTCTTTCAACTGGTGCCAATATTAAAAAGATTATTAAGAAACTGGAAGAAAAACAGGAAACAGCTTTAAGATGA
- a CDS encoding Ku protein produces MRSIWTGSVSFGLINIPIKMFSAIEESSLDMDMLDKKDHANIKFKRVNEETGKEVDFASIVKGYKLNDKYVILEDSDFEAADAIKTKTIAIESFVLESEIQSIYYEQPYYLEPDKGAMNAYGLLRDALQASGKVGVTRFVLRNKESLAILKPYNDVIVLNRIRFEQEIRPTSELKLPPVSKKATKEMDMAEKLIDQLTEKFDITGFKDEYTAKLLEIIKKKAKGKVSKTSPKLKVVHKQSDDLMSMLKASLEAKKKKSS; encoded by the coding sequence ATGAGATCAATATGGACAGGTTCGGTGAGTTTTGGATTGATAAATATTCCAATTAAAATGTTTTCAGCAATAGAAGAGAGCAGTCTGGATATGGATATGCTGGATAAAAAAGACCATGCTAATATCAAATTCAAACGTGTTAACGAAGAAACAGGCAAAGAAGTCGATTTTGCCAGTATTGTTAAAGGATATAAACTTAATGATAAATACGTGATACTCGAAGATTCTGATTTTGAAGCGGCCGACGCTATTAAAACTAAAACTATTGCTATTGAGAGCTTTGTTCTTGAAAGTGAAATCCAGAGTATTTATTATGAACAGCCTTATTATCTGGAACCAGACAAAGGCGCGATGAATGCGTATGGTTTGCTTCGTGATGCATTGCAGGCTTCAGGCAAAGTAGGAGTTACCCGTTTTGTATTACGAAACAAAGAAAGTCTTGCTATTTTAAAGCCTTATAATGATGTAATTGTGCTGAACCGAATTCGTTTTGAGCAGGAAATTCGACCTACAAGCGAACTGAAACTGCCGCCTGTTTCTAAGAAAGCTACTAAAGAGATGGACATGGCTGAAAAGCTTATCGACCAGCTTACAGAAAAATTCGACATTACAGGTTTTAAAGATGAATATACTGCGAAGCTTTTGGAAATTATTAAAAAGAAAGCCAAAGGAAAAGTCAGTAAAACTTCTCCTAAACTTAAAGTAGTTCACAAACAAAGTGATGATTTAATGTCGATGCTGAAAGCAAGTTTAGAAGCAAAAAAGAAAAAATCATCTTAA
- a CDS encoding DUF4440 domain-containing protein, translated as METKIFELEKKYWQGMENHEYETVKSLTHFPCIIAGKNGVHSVDEANFKKMFESGDGDKIKVLGFSDVNSQNLTEDNAVTAYVIELEDTRQKKSMKCACTSTWVKENDQWVCVLHTEAELSA; from the coding sequence ATGGAAACGAAGATTTTTGAATTGGAAAAAAAATACTGGCAGGGAATGGAAAATCATGAATATGAAACAGTAAAAAGCCTTACTCATTTTCCTTGTATAATTGCTGGTAAAAATGGTGTTCATAGTGTAGATGAAGCCAATTTTAAAAAAATGTTTGAATCAGGTGATGGAGATAAGATAAAAGTACTGGGTTTTTCTGATGTGAATTCTCAAAATTTAACTGAAGACAATGCAGTAACGGCTTATGTTATCGAATTAGAAGATACCCGTCAAAAAAAATCAATGAAGTGTGCCTGCACTTCTACATGGGTAAAAGAGAATGATCAATGGGTTTGTGTTCTTCACACCGAAGCTGAATTGTCAGCTTAA
- a CDS encoding PRC-barrel domain-containing protein yields METKERNLYRLDELPDYKIASNYSDVRGWKIVDAENRTIGTIDNLWVNKDMQRVIYLDVKVDKALIEDSKEVHDVIANDNDKEFIYKDGNSHIIIPIGSVNINKDTKIVMANGIGYETFRNTSRYDRQYNFDRNYERNVMKSYYPGHDSSFDRDNEDDTFYNRREFENR; encoded by the coding sequence ATGGAAACTAAAGAACGAAATCTATACAGACTGGATGAGCTTCCGGATTATAAAATTGCTTCTAATTATTCAGATGTTAGAGGATGGAAAATTGTAGATGCTGAAAACCGTACTATAGGTACTATAGATAATCTTTGGGTAAATAAAGATATGCAGCGTGTTATTTATTTAGATGTAAAAGTAGATAAAGCATTAATAGAAGACAGTAAAGAAGTACATGATGTTATTGCTAACGACAATGACAAAGAGTTTATTTATAAAGATGGTAACAGCCATATTATAATACCAATTGGATCTGTAAACATAAACAAAGACACAAAAATTGTCATGGCAAACGGAATAGGATATGAAACTTTTAGAAATACAAGCCGATATGACAGACAATATAATTTTGATCGAAATTATGAAAGAAATGTGATGAAGTCTTATTATCCTGGGCATGATTCCAGCTTTGATCGTGACAATGAAGATGACACTTTTTATAACCGAAGAGAATTTGAAAACAGATAA
- a CDS encoding ATP-binding protein has translation MINVPKSIPYTESQRLEVLKRYNTILETLPDHAFEDATALVSYICEVPIAYIAFVDENRQWFRSEIGLGFSAVPREITFSRYTIQDSKLVEIPDTLLSERFKEDPDVTGGLKIRFYAGVPLTTPEGVPVGVLCAADHKPRQLNENQRRALLIVARHIITTLELGTNNSELERQKKIAESAVMTKENFLANMSHEIRTPLNAIIGFTELLAGTKLDEQQHTYVQDVQTAGENLLLIVNDILDLSKIESGGLTLEKKPFDLKKALRHVYDLLKVKVQENVEFNLYLDAELPEMISGDQGRLNQILVNLAGNALKFTSEGEVTISVKNTAETDDAYLIRFSVKDTGIGISKQHLTTIFERFTQAEESTTRKFGGTGLGLRIVKQLVELHDSNIQVKSREGMGSEFHFTVTYKKTFEEKEEPKILPVNDLGRLKILLCEDNRLNQKLAQNVIEGFGFELDTAENGDQGIELLSKNQYDLVLMDLQMPIRDGYQTTHYIRNNMGDTIPIIAMTAHSLAGEQDLCLNAGMDGYVPKPFKQHELLEAIKIALKKERRPAKTPKADLSDIEETDRIKPGWKKEVTSQFIKRAPAEIQELQNAVKNSDFRSVLHTAEQLQVWLHLFLLDGLSKELSVIEEQARKKKFTAETADNLDILKCSIQEIIKELHNTF, from the coding sequence ATGATTAATGTCCCGAAATCAATTCCTTATACTGAATCACAGCGTCTTGAAGTTTTAAAGCGTTACAATACAATACTGGAAACACTTCCAGACCATGCTTTTGAAGATGCCACAGCTTTGGTATCTTACATTTGTGAAGTACCTATTGCTTATATCGCTTTTGTTGATGAAAATCGCCAGTGGTTCCGCTCCGAAATAGGACTCGGTTTTTCAGCAGTGCCGCGTGAGATCACTTTCAGCCGTTATACTATTCAGGATTCTAAACTTGTCGAAATTCCTGATACTTTGCTAAGTGAGCGTTTCAAGGAAGATCCTGATGTAACAGGCGGTCTAAAAATAAGATTTTATGCAGGAGTTCCACTTACAACTCCGGAAGGCGTTCCTGTAGGCGTTTTGTGTGCGGCAGATCATAAACCAAGACAATTAAATGAAAATCAGCGTCGTGCATTGCTTATTGTTGCCCGTCATATCATAACTACCCTGGAACTCGGAACAAATAACAGTGAACTGGAACGCCAGAAAAAAATTGCCGAAAGCGCCGTTATGACCAAAGAGAATTTTTTAGCTAACATGAGCCATGAAATTCGTACACCATTAAACGCTATAATTGGTTTTACCGAACTTTTAGCAGGAACAAAACTTGATGAACAGCAGCATACGTATGTTCAGGACGTGCAGACTGCGGGAGAAAACCTGCTGTTGATTGTGAATGATATTCTGGACTTGTCTAAAATTGAATCGGGCGGGCTCACTCTGGAGAAAAAACCTTTCGATCTAAAAAAGGCCCTGAGACATGTATATGATCTTCTGAAAGTAAAAGTTCAGGAGAATGTAGAATTCAATCTTTATCTGGATGCCGAACTTCCTGAAATGATATCTGGTGATCAGGGCAGATTAAATCAGATTTTGGTAAATCTGGCCGGGAACGCCCTTAAATTTACCAGTGAAGGCGAAGTAACAATTTCTGTAAAAAATACTGCAGAAACAGATGATGCTTATCTCATTCGTTTTTCTGTGAAAGATACTGGGATTGGAATCTCTAAACAGCACCTTACCACTATTTTTGAACGCTTTACCCAAGCCGAAGAAAGTACAACCCGAAAATTTGGAGGTACAGGACTCGGACTGAGAATTGTAAAACAGCTTGTTGAACTACATGATTCGAACATACAGGTTAAAAGCCGTGAAGGGATGGGATCTGAATTTCACTTCACAGTAACTTACAAAAAAACATTCGAAGAAAAAGAGGAACCAAAAATACTGCCTGTCAATGATCTAGGCAGACTAAAAATATTACTTTGTGAAGATAACCGCCTAAATCAAAAACTGGCTCAAAATGTAATCGAAGGTTTTGGTTTTGAACTTGATACTGCGGAAAATGGCGATCAGGGTATTGAACTGCTTTCTAAAAATCAGTATGATCTGGTATTAATGGATCTTCAAATGCCTATTCGAGACGGTTATCAAACTACGCATTACATTCGTAACAACATGGGCGATACTATTCCTATTATTGCCATGACGGCTCACTCACTTGCCGGGGAACAGGATCTATGCCTAAATGCCGGAATGGATGGCTATGTACCTAAACCTTTTAAACAGCATGAATTGCTGGAAGCTATTAAAATTGCTTTAAAAAAAGAACGCCGTCCTGCTAAAACTCCGAAAGCTGATTTATCTGATATTGAGGAAACGGATCGCATAAAACCCGGCTGGAAAAAAGAAGTTACTTCTCAGTTTATCAAGAGAGCACCAGCCGAAATTCAGGAGCTTCAAAACGCTGTGAAAAATTCTGATTTTCGCTCGGTTCTTCACACGGCAGAACAACTTCAGGTATGGCTGCATCTTTTTCTGCTTGATGGTCTTAGTAAAGAACTTTCTGTAATTGAAGAACAAGCCCGCAAGAAAAAGTTCACCGCAGAAACGGCAGACAATCTCGACATACTAAAATGCAGTATTCAGGAAATTATAAAAGAACTGCACAACACATTTTAA